A part of Bartonella quintana genomic DNA contains:
- the hisS gene encoding histidine--tRNA ligase — MSSKQEKTKARLPRGFIDRTSTQLYATETMIAQIREVYELYGFEALETPIFEYTDVLGKFLPDEDRPNAGVFSLQDEDEQWMSLRYDLTAPLARYFAENFEILPKPYRSYRLGFVFRNEKPGPGRFRQFMQFDADIVGTPTVAADAEICMMAADSLEKLGFQHHDYAIRLNNRKILEAVLEQIGLVGREKAEKRLTVLRAIDKLDKFGLEGVRLLLGKGRLDESGDFTKGAQLKDQEIDSVLALLTGEAETAEETLDALRHVVGHHIQGLEGVRELEEMQAIFAANGYQNRIKIDPSVVRGLEYYTGPVFEATLLFDVLNDDGQKVVFGSIGGGGRYDGLVARFRDENVPATGFSIGISRLITALQNLSKLPVKKTPGPVVVLMMDREPEAVAQYQKMVMQLRKAGIRAELYLGASGIKAQMKYADRRQAPCVVIQGSQERQDRKIQIKDLIEGARLSHEIKDNQTWRESRPAQITVDEERLVQAVQDILISQNAQKF, encoded by the coding sequence ATGTCATCGAAACAAGAAAAAACCAAAGCTCGTTTACCACGTGGTTTTATTGATCGCACAAGCACGCAGCTGTATGCAACCGAAACCATGATTGCTCAAATTCGTGAGGTTTATGAGCTTTACGGTTTTGAAGCCCTTGAAACACCGATTTTTGAATATACGGATGTGTTAGGCAAGTTTTTACCTGATGAAGATCGCCCAAATGCGGGGGTTTTTTCGCTACAAGATGAAGATGAGCAATGGATGTCTTTGCGCTATGATCTCACCGCACCTCTTGCTCGTTATTTTGCGGAGAATTTTGAAATTTTGCCAAAACCATATCGGAGTTATCGTCTTGGTTTTGTTTTCCGCAATGAAAAACCCGGACCAGGGCGGTTTCGACAATTTATGCAGTTTGATGCTGATATTGTTGGAACACCAACAGTGGCGGCGGATGCTGAAATTTGCATGATGGCAGCAGATAGTTTAGAAAAACTAGGATTTCAGCATCATGATTATGCCATTCGTCTTAATAACCGAAAGATTCTAGAGGCTGTTTTGGAGCAAATTGGCTTGGTGGGACGTGAAAAAGCTGAAAAGCGCTTAACTGTTCTTAGGGCCATTGATAAACTTGATAAATTTGGTCTTGAAGGTGTGCGTTTGCTCTTGGGCAAAGGGCGTTTGGATGAAAGTGGTGATTTTACTAAAGGGGCACAGCTTAAGGACCAAGAGATTGATAGTGTTCTTGCTTTGCTCACAGGAGAAGCTGAAACAGCAGAGGAAACGCTTGATGCTCTTAGACACGTTGTTGGTCATCATATTCAAGGATTAGAAGGGGTGCGGGAGCTTGAGGAAATGCAGGCAATTTTTGCCGCAAATGGTTATCAAAACCGTATCAAAATTGATCCATCTGTGGTGCGGGGACTGGAATATTATACCGGACCTGTTTTTGAGGCGACATTGCTTTTTGATGTTCTCAATGATGATGGACAAAAAGTTGTCTTTGGGTCCATTGGTGGAGGTGGGCGCTATGATGGATTGGTTGCACGATTTCGTGATGAAAATGTTCCAGCGACGGGTTTTTCAATTGGTATCTCACGCTTGATAACAGCTTTGCAAAATCTTTCAAAGCTGCCTGTAAAGAAAACACCTGGGCCGGTTGTGGTGCTGATGATGGATAGAGAGCCAGAGGCTGTTGCACAATATCAAAAAATGGTCATGCAGTTGCGTAAAGCGGGAATTCGTGCTGAACTCTATCTGGGAGCATCAGGGATTAAAGCGCAGATGAAATACGCAGATCGCCGTCAGGCTCCTTGTGTGGTGATTCAAGGATCACAAGAGCGCCAAGACAGAAAAATACAGATCAAAGATTTGATCGAAGGTGCGCGGTTGTCTCATGAAATTAAGGATAATCAAACATGGCGCGAAAGCAGACCAGCGCAGATAACGGTGGATGAAGAGCGATTGGTCCAAGCTGTACAAGATATTTTAATATCCCAAAATGCACAAAAGTTTTAG
- the pyrF gene encoding orotidine-5'-phosphate decarboxylase: protein MFCSAFLKKREIYGPLCIGFDPSHHILQSWNLSFDYKGLKDFCDILLAAVVGHVGIIKPQVAFFELYGVEGLQVLKELIENAHEQGLLVIADAKRGDIGSTVEAYGKAWLGSSSAFKADAITVNAFLGFDALIPLIKVAEETATGVFVVVQSSNPEGKPIRNARIGNQTLSVHLAQRICDYNSQSSGKHQSVGPIGAVIGATLGNESKDTIEQLKNSLFLVPGVGAQGGTIKQLADQFPQRLWQNIIPSVSRSITDAGRNVVDLKNIINSFVEQSQSTLLS, encoded by the coding sequence ATGTTTTGTTCAGCTTTTTTAAAAAAGCGTGAAATATATGGACCGCTTTGTATAGGTTTTGATCCTAGTCACCACATTTTACAATCATGGAACTTAAGCTTTGATTATAAAGGATTAAAAGACTTTTGCGATATCCTCTTAGCGGCAGTTGTTGGTCATGTGGGTATCATAAAACCACAAGTCGCATTTTTTGAATTATATGGTGTGGAAGGCCTTCAAGTTCTCAAAGAACTTATTGAAAATGCACACGAACAAGGTTTATTGGTTATCGCTGATGCAAAAAGGGGTGATATTGGCTCTACTGTGGAAGCTTATGGGAAAGCTTGGCTTGGTTCAAGCAGCGCATTTAAAGCTGACGCTATAACAGTCAATGCTTTCCTGGGTTTTGATGCTCTTATACCTCTGATAAAGGTTGCAGAAGAAACAGCAACAGGAGTTTTTGTGGTTGTGCAATCTTCAAATCCAGAAGGCAAGCCCATTAGAAATGCACGTATCGGCAACCAAACACTCTCTGTTCATTTGGCACAGCGTATTTGTGACTATAATAGCCAGTCTTCAGGCAAGCATCAGTCTGTTGGTCCTATCGGTGCGGTCATTGGAGCAACATTAGGAAATGAATCAAAAGATACAATCGAGCAATTAAAAAACAGTCTGTTTTTGGTTCCTGGTGTTGGCGCTCAAGGTGGAACAATAAAACAATTGGCAGATCAATTTCCTCAAAGGCTATGGCAGAATATCATTCCCTCAGTTTCACGATCGATAACAGATGCTGGTCGCAATGTTGTTGATTTAAAAAACATTATTAATAGCTTTGTGGAGCAATCTCAAAGCACTCTCTTGTCTTGA